From the Pseudarthrobacter sp. MM222 genome, one window contains:
- the thrB gene encoding homoserine kinase — translation METTLTVPAEFPADTPAVLAGQLVTVRVPATSANLGPGYDSLGLALSLHDTLTVETLASGELEFELSGEGAATLPRDASHLVAKAVTEALHRLGFRHEGLRITAENVNPHGRGLGSSASAVVAAVTAANALVPAASRRTKDWILQLTSEMEGHPDNVAPAIFGGLALSWQDSDQYSSTCATVAASVIPVVAVPDFELSTEAARALLPASVGHHAAAMNSGRAALLIHALTQKPEFLLPGTEDYLHQSYRAQAMRPSAELIAVLRRAGHAAVVSGAGPTVLVLANGEAEAGRIVDLIGSHTAGNTPEVAWRVMKLAVDVEGAKVEVHRQ, via the coding sequence TTGGAAACCACCCTCACCGTCCCGGCCGAGTTCCCCGCCGACACTCCGGCAGTCCTGGCCGGCCAGCTGGTGACCGTGCGGGTGCCGGCCACCAGCGCCAACCTCGGCCCCGGCTACGACAGCCTGGGGCTGGCGCTTTCGCTGCATGACACCCTCACCGTGGAGACCCTGGCCAGCGGTGAGCTCGAGTTCGAACTCAGCGGCGAGGGTGCCGCAACGCTGCCGCGGGACGCGAGCCACCTCGTGGCTAAGGCCGTTACCGAGGCGCTGCACCGCCTGGGCTTCCGGCATGAGGGATTGCGGATCACGGCCGAGAACGTCAATCCGCACGGCCGCGGGCTGGGCTCGTCGGCCTCGGCCGTCGTCGCCGCCGTAACGGCGGCCAATGCGCTGGTTCCGGCGGCGTCCCGGCGCACCAAGGACTGGATCCTGCAGCTGACCAGCGAGATGGAGGGTCATCCGGACAACGTCGCACCGGCGATTTTCGGCGGACTGGCGCTGTCATGGCAGGACAGTGACCAGTACAGCAGCACCTGCGCGACCGTAGCGGCCTCGGTCATTCCGGTCGTAGCAGTGCCTGATTTTGAGCTGTCCACCGAAGCGGCCCGCGCGCTGCTTCCTGCCTCCGTAGGGCACCACGCCGCGGCCATGAACTCTGGCCGGGCGGCCCTCCTGATCCACGCGCTCACGCAAAAGCCCGAATTCCTGCTGCCCGGCACCGAGGACTACCTGCACCAGAGCTACCGGGCGCAGGCAATGCGGCCCAGTGCCGAGCTGATCGCAGTGCTGCGGCGCGCCGGCCACGCCGCCGTCGTGTCCGGAGCGGGACCCACCGTGCTGGTTCTTGCCAATGGCGAAGCGGAAGCCGGGAGGATCGTCGACCTCATCGGCTCCCATACGGCGGGCAACACGCCGGAAGTGGCCTGGCGTGTGATGAAGCTGGCCGTGGACGTCGAAGGTGCTAAAGTGGAAGTGCACCGGCAGTAA